Proteins from a single region of Antechinus flavipes isolate AdamAnt ecotype Samford, QLD, Australia chromosome 2, AdamAnt_v2, whole genome shotgun sequence:
- the EXOSC6 gene encoding exosome complex component MTR3 has product MPGDHRRIRGPEESQPPSLYALPGQEDDDDEGEAGAAGPRDPARLRPVYARAGLLSQAKGSAYLEAGRTKVLCAVSGPRPAEGERSGAAAAGAGGRLVCDFRRAPFSGPRRRRPGGAGAGGGTEERELALAMQEALEPAVRLGRYPRAQLEVSALLLEDGGSALAAALTAASLALADAGVEMYDVVVGCALSRGPGPDAAWLLDPTRREEERAAAGITVALLPVLNQVAGLLGSGEAGEAESWAAAVRLGLEGCQRLYPVLQQCLLRAARRRGEAAAPGPGPAPAAPGPADAAAAAAPSRTPSEAAAAAAAASAADANAMTLDPAGDLEA; this is encoded by the coding sequence ATGCCTGGGGATCACCGGCGCATCCGCGGGCCCGAGGAATCGCAACCGCCTTCGCTGTACGCGCTGCCGGGCCAGGAAGACGACGACGATGAGGGGGAGGCCGGAGCGGCTGGGCCCCGCGATCCCGCGCGGCTGCGACCGGTATACGCGCGTGCCGGTCTGCTGAGCCAGGCCAAGGGCTCGGCCTACCTAGAGGCCGGCCGCACCAAGGTGCTGTGTGCCGTGTCCGGGCCGCGGCCGGCCGAGGGGGAGCGCTCGGGGGCGGCGGCGGCCGGCGCGGGCGGCCGCCTGGTGTGCGACTTCCGGCGGGCGCCTTTTTCGGgaccgcggcggcggcggccgggAGGTGCGGGCGCGGGCGGCGGCACGGAGGAGCGCGAGCTGGCGCTGGCAATGCAGGAGGCGCTGGAGCCCGCAGTGCGCCTGGGCCGCTATCCGCGCGCTCAGCTCGAGGTGTCGGCGCTGCTTCTGGAGGACGGCGGCTCGGCACTGGCCGCCGCGCTCACGGCCGCCTCCCTGGCGCTGGCGGACGCGGGCGTCGAGATGTACGACGTGGTGGTGGGCTGCGCACTGAGCCGCGGCCCGGGCCCCGACGCCGCCTGGCTGCTGGACCCCACGCGCCGCGAGGAGGAGCGCGCCGCCGCCGGCATCACGGTGGCGCTGCTGCCCGTACTCAACCAGGTGGCGGGCCTGCTGGGCAGCGGCGAGGCGGGCGAAGCGGAGAGCTGGGCGGCCGCCGTGCGCCTGGGCCTCGAGGGCTGCCAGCGCCTGTACCCCGTGCTGCAGCAGTGCCTGCTCCGCGCCGCGCGCCGAAGGGGTGAGGCGGCGGCGCCTGGCCCAGGCCCGGCCCCCGCCGCGCCCGGACCTGCCgatgctgccgccgccgccgcgcccTCCCGGACCCCCTCcgaggctgctgctgctgctgctgctgcttccgCCGCCGATGCCAACGCCATGACCCTCGACCCAGCTGGGGACTTGGAGGCCTG